One window of Desulfobaculum bizertense DSM 18034 genomic DNA carries:
- a CDS encoding acyl-CoA thioesterase, producing the protein MSLEFPFPEFWYPHRVSYGETDAMKVLYNGEYLHIFERARNFMIHQAGISYQLVEDKGIMLPVRDAHVRYRRPIRFDQLIYVRIGVSEWSRASMTFAYEIFNEDKSTLHATGSTQHACTNLLGKPVRVPQWLRDLF; encoded by the coding sequence ATGAGTCTCGAATTTCCGTTTCCAGAATTTTGGTATCCGCATCGCGTCTCTTATGGCGAAACCGATGCCATGAAAGTGCTCTACAATGGCGAGTATCTTCACATCTTTGAGCGCGCCAGGAACTTCATGATTCATCAGGCTGGCATCAGCTATCAGCTCGTCGAAGACAAAGGCATTATGCTCCCCGTACGCGATGCGCACGTGCGCTATCGCCGACCCATTCGTTTCGATCAGCTTATTTACGTCCGCATCGGTGTTTCTGAGTGGTCTCGCGCTTCCATGACCTTTGCCTACGAAATTTTCAACGAAGACAAGTCCACCCTCCACGCAACAGGCTCAACTCAGCACGCCTGCACAAACCTCCTCGGGAAACCCGTTCGCGTCCCTCAGTGGCTCCGTGACCTTTTTTAG
- the sucD gene encoding succinate--CoA ligase subunit alpha, producing the protein MLLDEHQSKRLFSEAGITVPKGVLCAPGNYQQVTPELSFPWFLKAQVLSGGRGKAGGVLRVEKLEDFIPTAEKIFGMNFGGKPVPFIRVEQGMDYEREFYCSFSISRERRKLLFTIGRQGGTEIESQDLRNLLVQEISLTGGMKTFHIRAAFFHLGLQKADWPSFYEFMVQLYKGVRRYGLLLAEINPLVINKAGEWTALDGKVEIDDNFLLQHSDLDRFYTPEHASREEQFARTAGLSYHTLSGSVGLMVNGAGLAMATMDLLNASGLPAANFMDLGGAADLDRVRTALRLLFSDDDVREIFLNIFGGVLSCRKVALAIAEALDNKAPSKPMVVRLSGNESEEGQRILRELNEPNLVIVSEVHDAIVALSKMAGEHSGVCDECLDVPGPLPVYVPKPFPSALSFEKGMPVLVQGITGRTAQLHTQLMLDYGTNIVAGVTPFKGGQHVCGVPVFNSVEEAMQENSIRGSIIFVPAPFAPDAILEAAQNGIDWVVCITDGLSQHDMLSVKEQLKGTKTRLIGPNNPGLIAPGRTKIGIMPGHAFSPGPVAILSRSGTLTYEAASRLTAAGIGQSLCVGIGGDPFIGTTFRDLMPALREDENTKAIVILGEIGGQAEEDLAAYVTETGFKKPVIAFIAGQTAPPGKRLGHAGAILESGHDINDKISAMKRAGFIVCPDLSHLPPLVGGALVRR; encoded by the coding sequence ATGTTGCTTGATGAACACCAAAGCAAACGGCTTTTCTCCGAGGCAGGAATTACGGTTCCCAAGGGCGTTCTCTGTGCGCCCGGGAACTATCAGCAGGTGACCCCGGAACTCAGTTTTCCGTGGTTCCTCAAGGCGCAGGTTCTCTCTGGCGGTCGAGGAAAAGCTGGTGGCGTTTTGCGCGTCGAAAAACTTGAAGATTTTATCCCCACAGCAGAAAAAATATTTGGGATGAACTTTGGCGGCAAGCCTGTCCCCTTTATTCGCGTTGAGCAGGGTATGGACTATGAGCGGGAATTTTACTGCTCCTTTTCTATCTCTCGCGAGCGGCGCAAGCTTCTTTTCACCATAGGACGGCAGGGCGGTACTGAAATCGAGAGTCAGGACTTACGCAATTTGCTCGTGCAGGAAATTTCTCTCACTGGTGGAATGAAGACCTTCCACATTCGTGCCGCGTTTTTCCATCTCGGTTTACAGAAAGCAGACTGGCCCAGCTTTTATGAGTTTATGGTGCAGCTCTACAAGGGCGTGCGGCGCTATGGTTTGCTGCTCGCAGAAATTAATCCCCTCGTGATTAACAAGGCGGGTGAATGGACTGCTCTCGATGGCAAAGTCGAGATTGATGACAACTTCCTGTTACAGCATTCCGATCTTGACCGGTTTTATACCCCAGAGCACGCCTCTCGTGAGGAGCAGTTTGCGCGGACCGCAGGCCTTTCCTATCACACCCTATCCGGGAGTGTAGGGCTTATGGTCAATGGTGCCGGGCTTGCTATGGCAACAATGGATTTGCTCAACGCCTCTGGCTTGCCTGCTGCGAATTTTATGGATTTGGGCGGAGCTGCCGACCTTGATCGTGTGCGCACAGCTCTTCGTCTTCTTTTCTCCGATGATGATGTTCGCGAGATTTTCCTCAACATTTTTGGTGGCGTTCTCTCCTGCCGCAAGGTTGCCCTCGCCATTGCTGAGGCTCTCGACAACAAGGCTCCCTCCAAGCCTATGGTTGTTCGTCTTTCCGGCAATGAGTCCGAAGAAGGGCAGCGTATTTTGCGTGAGCTGAATGAACCGAATCTTGTCATTGTGTCTGAGGTTCATGACGCCATTGTCGCGCTCTCCAAGATGGCTGGGGAGCATTCTGGTGTTTGTGACGAGTGCCTCGACGTCCCCGGCCCGCTTCCTGTTTACGTTCCTAAGCCGTTTCCCTCTGCCTTGAGTTTTGAGAAAGGGATGCCTGTCCTTGTGCAGGGCATTACAGGGCGTACAGCGCAGCTTCACACGCAGCTCATGCTTGATTACGGCACCAACATTGTGGCTGGCGTCACCCCCTTCAAAGGTGGGCAGCATGTCTGCGGTGTCCCCGTGTTCAACAGTGTCGAGGAGGCCATGCAGGAAAACAGCATTCGGGGCAGTATTATTTTTGTGCCAGCTCCCTTTGCTCCTGATGCGATTCTTGAGGCTGCACAGAATGGCATCGACTGGGTTGTCTGCATTACTGATGGCCTTTCGCAGCACGACATGTTGAGTGTCAAAGAGCAGCTCAAGGGCACCAAGACTCGGCTTATTGGTCCCAACAATCCCGGTCTCATCGCCCCCGGGCGGACAAAAATTGGCATTATGCCCGGTCACGCCTTTAGTCCTGGACCTGTCGCTATTCTCTCTCGCAGTGGCACGTTGACCTATGAAGCCGCCTCACGGCTCACTGCTGCGGGCATTGGGCAGTCCCTTTGTGTTGGTATTGGCGGTGACCCTTTTATTGGAACGACTTTCCGCGATCTCATGCCCGCTTTGCGCGAGGATGAGAATACCAAAGCGATTGTGATTCTTGGCGAAATCGGGGGGCAGGCTGAGGAGGACCTCGCTGCCTATGTGACTGAAACCGGGTTCAAGAAACCCGTTATAGCTTTCATCGCTGGCCAGACCGCTCCCCCCGGAAAACGGCTCGGTCATGCCGGTGCAATTCTCGAGTCAGGGCACGACATAAACGACAAGATCAGCGCGATGAAGCGTGCAGGCTTTATCGTCTGTCCCGACCTCTCCCATTTGCCGCCGCTCGTCGGGGGCGCGCTGGTGAGGCGCTAG
- a CDS encoding aminotransferase class I/II-fold pyridoxal phosphate-dependent enzyme, producing the protein MNQFPRIHRLPPYVFSVVNQLKMKLRRQNVDIVDLSMGNPDTPTPQHIVDKLVEASQKPSNHRYSVSRGIPNLRAAICDWYARRYGVYLDPDQEAISCMGSKEGIAHLALAMLQPGDVVFTQDPAYPIHPYCAIIAGADVRRIPIGPERDFIEDLELAMRQTWPKPKLLIYCYPHNPTAEVVDVSFHQRIVDFAKEHGIFVIHDLAYADFTFDGYEAPSFLQANGAKEVGVEFFSMSKSYSMAGWRMGFCCGNRDMVQALTRMKSYLDYGIFQPIQIAATVALNGPQDCVKETVEVYRKRRDILCEGLNRIGWEVTPPKATMFLWAKIPEPFRDMGSVEFSKMLLKDAHVAVSPGLGFGHYGDDHVRFALIENKQRTQQAIRGIKTVLEGASS; encoded by the coding sequence ATGAACCAGTTTCCACGCATACACCGCCTGCCACCGTATGTCTTCTCTGTCGTCAACCAGCTCAAAATGAAGCTGCGTCGTCAGAACGTGGACATTGTCGACCTCAGCATGGGGAACCCGGATACTCCAACCCCCCAGCACATCGTCGACAAGCTTGTCGAGGCCTCCCAGAAACCGTCTAACCACCGTTATTCTGTTTCTCGAGGCATCCCGAACCTGAGAGCCGCAATTTGTGACTGGTATGCCCGACGTTATGGTGTGTATCTGGACCCCGATCAGGAAGCTATCTCCTGCATGGGTTCCAAAGAAGGTATCGCCCACCTCGCTCTCGCCATGCTCCAGCCCGGAGACGTTGTCTTTACTCAGGACCCCGCATATCCCATCCATCCCTATTGTGCCATCATCGCAGGCGCAGACGTCCGCCGCATCCCCATTGGACCAGAACGAGACTTCATTGAAGACCTCGAACTCGCCATGCGCCAGACCTGGCCCAAGCCAAAACTGCTGATCTACTGCTACCCTCACAACCCCACAGCCGAAGTCGTCGACGTCAGCTTCCACCAGAGAATTGTTGACTTTGCTAAAGAACACGGCATCTTCGTCATCCACGATCTCGCGTACGCAGATTTTACCTTTGACGGCTACGAAGCACCAAGCTTCCTGCAGGCCAACGGCGCCAAAGAAGTTGGCGTTGAGTTCTTCTCCATGTCCAAAAGTTACTCTATGGCGGGCTGGCGAATGGGCTTCTGCTGTGGTAATCGTGACATGGTACAGGCGCTCACAAGAATGAAGAGCTATCTCGACTACGGCATTTTCCAGCCAATCCAGATTGCAGCTACCGTTGCTCTCAACGGCCCGCAGGATTGCGTCAAGGAAACTGTCGAAGTCTACCGCAAGCGCCGCGACATCCTGTGCGAAGGGTTAAACAGGATTGGGTGGGAAGTTACCCCGCCAAAGGCCACCATGTTCCTCTGGGCAAAAATCCCGGAACCTTTCCGCGACATGGGGTCTGTTGAATTTTCTAAAATGCTGCTGAAAGATGCCCACGTTGCGGTCTCGCCCGGTCTTGGCTTTGGCCATTATGGCGACGACCACGTCCGCTTTGCTCTCATCGAGAACAAACAGCGGACCCAGCAGGCAATCCGAGGCATCAAAACGGTTCTGGAGGGAGCCAGCTCGTGA
- the apgM gene encoding alkaline phosphatase family protein → MKKPQVLVLIADGMGDSPVHCPWNITPLAAAHTPNMDALASRCVASLVQTIPHGMIAGSDVANMSLFGYDPRQYHTGRGPIEAAASSLPVDPEDLIWRLNFVTLSNDSTPVMLDYAGGHPADCVAQQIFALLRSICPDGMELIPGFQYRHTLIQRGAAHSSLAAKHIREPHNIIGQSIQPDIEELEHSPELLHFFTEARKILSGQSLVPAINALWPWGQGKPLHLPSLQQQLGCSGTVISAVDLIKGLGKAARMDVPDIPGATATLATDYASKVRAAARAIKQGQDCVFVHIEAPDEAAHSGSFAQKQEAIAVFDQKIVGPLRHVAEAAGAAILVTCDHLTPLHTRKHAAQPVPCILHHQSATEHALTSFSELNVAAAMQQPLPGHQLLQHVLKRIRS, encoded by the coding sequence ATGAAAAAGCCCCAAGTTCTCGTTCTTATCGCTGACGGTATGGGAGACTCCCCCGTCCACTGCCCGTGGAACATCACGCCCCTTGCCGCCGCCCACACGCCAAACATGGACGCCCTTGCCTCGCGCTGTGTCGCCAGTCTTGTGCAGACCATTCCGCACGGAATGATTGCAGGCTCTGACGTCGCCAACATGAGTCTCTTCGGTTACGACCCGCGCCAGTATCACACCGGCAGAGGTCCCATTGAAGCTGCTGCGTCCTCTCTCCCCGTGGACCCTGAGGACCTGATTTGGCGCCTCAATTTTGTCACCCTCAGCAACGACAGCACACCTGTCATGCTTGACTATGCTGGTGGGCATCCTGCCGACTGCGTTGCACAGCAAATTTTCGCCCTTCTCCGCAGTATTTGCCCCGACGGCATGGAGCTGATTCCCGGCTTTCAGTATCGCCACACACTGATTCAGCGAGGCGCCGCCCACTCCTCGCTCGCCGCAAAGCACATTCGCGAGCCGCACAATATCATCGGTCAGAGCATTCAGCCAGACATTGAGGAGCTTGAGCACTCCCCAGAGTTACTGCACTTCTTCACCGAAGCTCGCAAAATTTTATCCGGGCAGTCTCTCGTCCCTGCCATCAACGCCCTGTGGCCATGGGGACAAGGCAAACCGCTTCATCTCCCCTCCCTTCAGCAGCAGCTCGGCTGTTCCGGGACTGTTATATCTGCCGTAGATTTGATAAAAGGACTGGGAAAAGCTGCACGCATGGACGTCCCAGACATCCCCGGTGCAACAGCAACGCTGGCAACAGACTACGCCTCCAAGGTGCGTGCCGCTGCACGCGCTATTAAGCAGGGACAGGACTGTGTCTTTGTCCACATTGAAGCCCCTGACGAGGCTGCGCACTCCGGCTCTTTTGCCCAGAAGCAGGAAGCTATTGCCGTCTTTGACCAAAAAATCGTTGGGCCTCTTCGTCACGTTGCCGAAGCCGCAGGTGCAGCGATACTCGTTACCTGCGACCACTTAACACCGCTCCACACCCGGAAGCATGCCGCGCAGCCTGTCCCCTGCATTCTCCACCATCAGTCAGCAACAGAGCACGCACTGACCAGTTTTTCCGAGCTGAACGTCGCCGCAGCTATGCAACAGCCCCTCCCCGGCCATCAGCTCCTGCAACACGTGCTCAAAAGGATTCGCTCATGA
- a CDS encoding ABC transporter ATP-binding protein: MSDSPSAMPLIRLDGISKSFGPVKANQDIHLDIHAGRVLALLGENGAGKSTLMNMLSGRFRPDSGQIIIDGVPHDFASSKDAIDAGIGMVYQHFMLVNTMTVAENVLLGQEGSYFVKPSEMERKVSELAERFNLPINPAARIEDLSMGERQRVEILKLLMRDSRVLIFDEPTAVLTPTETPQLFDAMREMTRQGKAVVFISHKMDEIMDIADDVAILRRGQIVESMPKSSIKSKQELASHMVGREVILEIEKAPAPKGETVLEIQHLSGDGMEDLNLTLVRGEIVAIVGVAGNGQNELVAAVTGQEEPRHGSVQLLGQKWRDFYSGRHWKNTLSYIPEDRLGCATCPELDLVDNVLLTTRKGFAPGFFLNKKRAEGVTTSIIRRFHVQPPLPEIRARQLSGGNLQKLVLGREFFRQPKIIVAEQPSQGLDVSATEEVWHRLLNARRKSGVLLVTGDLNEAFQLADRVAVMFRGKFMDVFDVNDTEKIEKIGLLMAGVTE, encoded by the coding sequence ATGTCTGATTCTCCTTCCGCCATGCCTCTTATCCGGCTCGATGGCATCAGCAAATCATTTGGCCCGGTCAAAGCAAATCAGGATATTCATCTCGATATCCACGCTGGCCGTGTCCTCGCTCTGCTTGGCGAAAACGGTGCAGGCAAATCAACGCTGATGAACATGCTCTCCGGGCGCTTTCGTCCTGACTCCGGGCAGATCATCATTGACGGTGTTCCGCACGACTTTGCGTCTTCCAAGGACGCAATTGATGCTGGAATTGGCATGGTGTACCAGCACTTTATGCTCGTGAACACCATGACCGTTGCCGAAAATGTCTTACTCGGCCAGGAAGGCTCATACTTTGTGAAGCCAAGCGAGATGGAGCGCAAGGTCTCTGAGCTTGCTGAGCGTTTTAACCTGCCTATCAATCCCGCAGCGCGCATTGAAGACCTTTCCATGGGTGAACGTCAGCGCGTCGAGATTCTCAAGCTTCTCATGCGCGACAGCCGCGTGCTCATCTTTGACGAGCCAACCGCTGTTTTGACTCCTACAGAAACACCGCAGCTTTTTGATGCGATGCGTGAAATGACCCGTCAGGGCAAGGCCGTTGTCTTCATCAGTCACAAGATGGATGAGATTATGGACATTGCCGACGACGTCGCCATTCTTCGGCGCGGGCAGATTGTTGAATCCATGCCCAAGTCGTCCATCAAGTCGAAGCAGGAGCTGGCAAGTCACATGGTTGGGCGTGAGGTTATTCTCGAAATTGAGAAAGCCCCGGCTCCCAAGGGTGAAACCGTTCTTGAAATTCAGCATCTCTCCGGCGATGGCATGGAAGATCTGAACCTGACTTTGGTTCGCGGCGAAATCGTCGCGATTGTCGGCGTTGCTGGCAACGGGCAGAATGAGCTTGTTGCCGCCGTCACAGGTCAGGAGGAACCCCGGCACGGTTCGGTTCAGCTTCTTGGGCAGAAGTGGCGCGATTTCTACTCTGGAAGGCACTGGAAGAACACTCTCAGCTACATTCCTGAGGATCGTCTCGGTTGCGCAACCTGTCCCGAACTTGATCTTGTCGACAATGTGCTCCTCACCACCCGCAAGGGCTTTGCCCCCGGCTTCTTTCTCAACAAGAAACGAGCAGAAGGTGTGACCACAAGCATCATTCGGCGTTTTCACGTGCAGCCACCGCTCCCGGAAATTCGCGCACGTCAGCTCTCTGGTGGCAACCTCCAGAAGCTCGTGCTCGGTCGTGAGTTTTTCCGCCAGCCCAAGATCATCGTCGCCGAACAGCCCAGTCAGGGACTCGACGTCTCTGCAACAGAAGAAGTTTGGCACCGTTTGCTCAACGCCCGGCGAAAGTCTGGCGTCCTGCTTGTGACTGGCGACCTCAACGAAGCTTTCCAGCTCGCCGACCGTGTCGCCGTTATGTTCCGTGGCAAATTTATGGACGTCTTTGACGTCAACGACACAGAAAAAATCGAAAAGATCGGCCTTCTTATGGCTGGTGTTACTGAATAA
- a CDS encoding STAS/SEC14 domain-containing protein, protein MIERIVLPQNSEALAFRICEKVTKEEYLDVVRPAAEEAFSGDKKIPLFIEVEPGTSFEVAALFEDSFVALKFHGKISRAAFVADEAWIKNTVSVVKTVLRIDAQTFPHEQRLDAIQWVTQ, encoded by the coding sequence ATGATAGAAAGAATAGTTTTGCCTCAAAACAGTGAAGCGTTAGCGTTTCGTATTTGTGAGAAGGTCACGAAAGAAGAATACTTAGATGTTGTACGCCCCGCTGCTGAGGAAGCATTTTCTGGCGACAAAAAGATTCCTCTTTTCATTGAGGTCGAGCCGGGAACCAGCTTCGAAGTTGCCGCGCTTTTTGAAGACTCGTTTGTCGCTCTCAAATTCCATGGCAAAATTTCCAGAGCCGCCTTTGTCGCCGACGAAGCGTGGATTAAGAACACCGTCAGCGTTGTCAAAACCGTCCTCCGCATCGACGCTCAGACCTTCCCGCATGAGCAGCGTCTTGACGCTATTCAGTGGGTTACGCAGTAG
- a CDS encoding homoserine dehydrogenase — protein MNKTVINIGVAGFGTVGQGLADVIEKNHDLIVRRTGREIRIKSVLIRSEHRRAEVQAIGAEAVTDYRQLITDPDIDVVVELTGGIAFPKQLIADAINAGKHVVTANKALLAEDGMGLFALAAKKGVHLGFEASVAGGIPVVGPLRDSLAGNGVHKILGILNGTANYILTEMTDKGLDFQTALNDATEKGYAEADPTLDIEGIDTAHKLALLIRLAFGCNYPFDKLPVTGITVVTPMDISFAKEFGFRIKLLAQSRLIDGKVEAGVYPALVPEDNLLASVNGAFNAIRLAGNAGPVVLHGKGAGALPTGSAVLADIMAIARAAEPNNLGFVGVELPEAEQIDLDDAVSLHYLRFTAHDHPGVLRDIAGVLAERGISIQQATQKSALPDGGVPLVFLTHEAKACDIHYSMQKIDQMGLTVDRTMHLRIL, from the coding sequence ATAAATAAAACGGTCATCAACATTGGTGTGGCTGGATTCGGCACTGTAGGTCAGGGCCTCGCCGATGTGATTGAGAAAAACCACGACCTTATCGTTCGCCGCACAGGACGCGAAATTCGCATCAAGTCCGTGCTGATCCGGAGCGAACATCGACGCGCAGAAGTTCAGGCTATCGGCGCTGAGGCTGTCACAGACTATCGTCAGCTCATTACCGACCCCGACATTGACGTCGTTGTCGAGCTGACCGGTGGCATTGCCTTCCCAAAACAGCTGATCGCTGACGCAATCAACGCTGGCAAGCACGTGGTTACAGCAAACAAGGCTTTGCTCGCAGAAGATGGCATGGGGCTGTTTGCCCTCGCCGCAAAAAAAGGCGTCCATCTTGGCTTTGAAGCCAGTGTGGCTGGTGGTATTCCTGTTGTCGGTCCCTTGCGGGATTCACTCGCCGGTAACGGCGTGCACAAAATTCTCGGCATTCTGAACGGCACAGCAAACTACATTCTCACTGAGATGACCGACAAGGGTCTGGACTTCCAGACCGCGCTGAACGACGCAACAGAAAAAGGCTACGCAGAAGCTGATCCAACTCTGGACATTGAAGGTATCGACACTGCCCACAAGCTCGCTCTGCTCATCCGCCTTGCGTTTGGCTGCAACTATCCTTTTGACAAGCTCCCGGTCACAGGCATCACCGTTGTGACGCCTATGGACATCAGCTTTGCAAAAGAATTCGGCTTCCGCATCAAACTTCTGGCGCAGTCTCGCCTCATCGACGGCAAAGTCGAAGCAGGTGTCTACCCGGCTCTCGTGCCCGAAGACAACCTTCTCGCTTCCGTCAATGGTGCATTCAACGCCATTCGACTTGCTGGAAACGCCGGTCCAGTCGTCCTCCACGGCAAGGGAGCAGGCGCCCTGCCGACCGGAAGTGCTGTCCTCGCAGACATCATGGCCATTGCCCGTGCCGCAGAACCAAACAACCTTGGTTTTGTTGGCGTTGAACTGCCCGAGGCTGAGCAAATCGACCTCGACGACGCCGTATCCCTGCACTACCTCCGCTTTACCGCTCACGACCACCCCGGTGTGCTTCGTGACATTGCCGGAGTGCTCGCAGAACGCGGTATCAGCATTCAGCAGGCAACCCAAAAATCTGCCCTGCCCGATGGTGGCGTACCCCTCGTCTTCCTCACTCATGAGGCAAAGGCGTGTGACATCCATTATTCGATGCAGAAAATCGACCAGATGGGACTCACTGTTGACCGGACTATGCACCTGCGCATTCTCTAG
- a CDS encoding 4Fe-4S binding protein: MNLSKITTPSRIRAIIQTVFAAYCMYIGWAFYRFVTSGLSSTGGAATRPSSVEAFLPISAFLAFKRYLATGQWDSIHPAGLTIFIAAIAIAFFARKGFCGYICPVGLIERTLAAVGKKLGLRREPPRWTHRGLSVFKYALLAFFGFTVLRMNVVSITAFLRSEYNLVADAKMMAFFLNPSGTALVVFGTLGALSIIVPYFWCRYLCPYGALLSIFSFWSPIAVTRDEKACINCGKCARVCPGHIEVDKKLRVNSPECIGCMQCVESCPAPNCLTTKVGKKWKISPLVPGILSVAILLGLYLWASNTGHWDSQIPGEMLKRYYMRVLGGM; this comes from the coding sequence ATGAATCTTTCCAAAATCACCACACCGTCGCGAATTCGGGCAATCATCCAAACTGTTTTTGCGGCCTACTGCATGTATATAGGCTGGGCTTTCTACCGCTTTGTGACGAGTGGCCTTTCCAGTACGGGAGGGGCTGCCACGCGACCGTCATCTGTAGAAGCATTCCTGCCAATCAGTGCATTCCTTGCATTCAAACGGTACCTTGCCACTGGCCAGTGGGATAGTATCCACCCGGCAGGCCTCACCATATTCATTGCAGCGATAGCGATTGCCTTCTTCGCCAGAAAAGGTTTCTGCGGCTATATCTGCCCTGTGGGACTGATTGAGCGCACGCTTGCTGCTGTAGGGAAAAAACTCGGACTGCGCCGCGAGCCTCCACGCTGGACACACAGAGGCCTAAGCGTTTTCAAATATGCTTTGCTGGCATTCTTCGGGTTTACCGTCCTGCGAATGAACGTCGTCAGCATCACGGCTTTCCTGCGAAGCGAGTATAATCTCGTTGCCGATGCGAAAATGATGGCGTTCTTCCTGAACCCCAGTGGGACAGCTCTCGTTGTTTTTGGCACACTGGGAGCACTGAGCATCATCGTGCCCTACTTCTGGTGCCGTTACCTGTGCCCATACGGTGCGCTGCTGAGCATTTTTTCTTTCTGGTCACCGATAGCAGTCACACGTGATGAAAAAGCGTGTATAAATTGTGGGAAATGTGCACGAGTCTGCCCTGGACATATCGAAGTAGATAAAAAACTCCGAGTAAACTCGCCTGAATGCATCGGCTGTATGCAGTGCGTCGAAAGCTGCCCAGCCCCGAACTGCCTGACAACAAAAGTTGGGAAAAAGTGGAAAATATCCCCACTTGTTCCGGGAATTCTTTCTGTTGCCATCCTGCTTGGATTGTACCTCTGGGCAAGCAATACAGGCCACTGGGATTCACAAATTCCAGGTGAAATGCTGAAGCGGTACTATATGCGTGTGCTGGGGGGAATGTAG
- a CDS encoding phosphoribosylanthranilate isomerase: MKKGFCPQIQIAGIHDMDEAQLLADCGVESLGFPLRLAVHAEDVSESTAKKIIAAFHDTIPSVLITYLTDADEILSFCEELGTSMLQLHAEVPGKLLAELKARRPELYIIKSIIMPAQASEEATSQLKKLLKEYAPYADAFLTDSYDPTTGATGATGKTHDWRLDRQLVELSPCPVILAGGLNPDNVHDAILQVHPAGVDAHTGVEGPDGRKDERLLRKFVSETRKAFSALG, from the coding sequence GTGAAAAAAGGCTTCTGCCCACAAATCCAGATCGCGGGAATCCATGATATGGACGAGGCGCAGCTGCTTGCTGACTGCGGAGTGGAAAGCCTTGGCTTCCCGCTCCGGCTGGCCGTGCACGCAGAAGACGTAAGCGAGAGTACTGCCAAAAAAATCATCGCAGCATTCCACGACACCATTCCTTCTGTGCTCATCACCTACCTGACTGATGCAGATGAGATCCTCAGCTTCTGCGAAGAGCTGGGAACGAGTATGCTCCAGCTCCACGCTGAGGTTCCGGGTAAACTGCTTGCAGAACTCAAGGCCCGACGCCCAGAGTTATACATCATCAAAAGCATCATCATGCCTGCCCAAGCTTCGGAAGAGGCCACAAGCCAGCTCAAGAAGCTGCTCAAAGAGTACGCTCCATACGCAGACGCATTTCTGACAGATAGCTATGACCCGACAACAGGGGCAACAGGAGCCACAGGCAAGACACACGACTGGAGGCTGGACCGCCAGCTCGTGGAGCTTTCTCCCTGTCCTGTTATCCTTGCTGGGGGACTCAATCCCGACAATGTGCATGACGCAATTCTTCAAGTCCACCCGGCAGGAGTTGATGCACATACGGGAGTTGAAGGGCCTGACGGCCGAAAGGATGAAAGATTGCTGCGCAAATTTGTTTCAGAAACCCGAAAAGCCTTCTCAGCGCTAGGATAG
- a CDS encoding tetratricopeptide repeat protein yields MVLTGFWATLANRTPGIAETAARQVSSAYAELMPQDEKKSSPIHGVFSTIERIQSGSGASKKVKTAKRFWLIHEKENGKAEATPVNENLVAIGEKKIVSLDNVLSVFQPEPDFYQHKQFFPSEDAKPKAPTIEGFEISGSPEEMEKNARASFGMGLMYLKQGNHERAQHVFEELAKVEVDLKPEHKHMFNDFGVSLRKQHLFDTALKHYLRAMTIASDDDNLMHNIARAYYEKAEFHQAVVYLKKSLELNPEHEMSRRFLEWLKRKHKESLSPADLFDME; encoded by the coding sequence GTGGTCCTCACAGGTTTTTGGGCGACCCTCGCCAATCGGACGCCGGGCATCGCGGAGACGGCGGCCAGACAGGTTTCATCCGCATACGCAGAACTCATGCCTCAAGACGAAAAGAAATCCAGCCCTATTCACGGTGTTTTTTCGACCATTGAACGAATCCAGTCTGGCTCTGGTGCATCCAAAAAGGTCAAGACAGCAAAGCGCTTCTGGCTCATCCATGAAAAAGAAAATGGCAAAGCAGAAGCAACGCCCGTTAACGAAAATCTTGTCGCTATTGGCGAAAAGAAAATCGTTTCTCTCGACAATGTCCTGTCTGTATTCCAGCCGGAACCTGATTTTTATCAGCACAAACAGTTTTTCCCATCAGAGGATGCCAAGCCCAAAGCGCCTACTATTGAAGGCTTTGAAATTTCTGGCAGTCCCGAAGAAATGGAAAAAAATGCTCGTGCAAGCTTTGGCATGGGCCTGATGTACCTCAAGCAGGGGAACCATGAACGCGCCCAGCACGTTTTTGAAGAGCTGGCCAAGGTGGAAGTTGATCTTAAGCCTGAGCACAAGCATATGTTCAACGACTTTGGCGTCTCGCTCAGAAAGCAGCACCTCTTTGACACAGCGCTCAAGCACTACCTCCGAGCCATGACAATTGCCTCTGATGATGACAATCTGATGCATAATATTGCCAGAGCATATTATGAAAAAGCAGAGTTCCATCAGGCTGTTGTGTACCTGAAAAAATCTCTGGAACTCAATCCAGAGCATGAGATGTCACGCCGCTTTCTGGAATGGCTCAAGCGCAAGCACAAAGAGTCCCTTTCTCCTGCGGATCTTTTTGACATGGAATAA